A single region of the Lathamus discolor isolate bLatDis1 chromosome 13, bLatDis1.hap1, whole genome shotgun sequence genome encodes:
- the PCTP gene encoding phosphatidylcholine transfer protein isoform X1 has protein sequence MEAPALRGFPKEQFRAACRELDQPAPAAGGPWQLLVASMGVRIYRLYDEQSGLYEYKIFGGLADCSPKLCVDVYMDLDFRKQWDQYVKELHEKTYDGENVIYWEVKYPFPLSNRDYVYIRECREMDVAGRKVWVVLARSVSIPQCPEKPGIIRVKNYKQSLAIESDGKTGSKVYMYYFDNPGGMIPLWLVNWAAKSGVPAFLKDIQKACHNYSKSM, from the exons ATGGAGGCGCCGGCGCTGCGGGGCTTCCCCAAGGAGCAGTTTCGGGCCGCCTGCCGGGAGCTGGACCAGCCGGCGCCGGCGGCGGGGGGGCCCTGGCAGCTCCTGGTGGCGAGCATGGGCGTGAGGATCTACCGGCTGTACGACGAG CAATCAGGACTTTATGAATATAAAATCTTTGGTGGTCTTGCTGACTGCTCCCCAAAGCTGTGTGTGGATGTCTATATGGACTTGGATTTCAGAAAGCAGTGGGATCAGTATGTTAAAG AACTGCATGAGAAAACATATGATGGTGAAAACGTAATCTACTGGGAAGTGAAGTACCCTTTCCCCCTCTCAAACAGAGAT TATGTCTATATCCGTGAATGCCGAGAGATGGATGTTGCTGGGCGGAAGGTCTGGGTTGTGTTAGCTCGGAGTGTGTCTATTCCTCAGTGCCCTGAGAAGCCTGGTATTATCAGAGTTAAAAACTACAAACAAAGCCTGGCAATTGAAAGTGATGGCAAGACTGGATCAAAAG TGTATATGTACTATTTCGATAATCCTGGGGGAATGATTCCATTGTGGCTGGTCAATTGGGCTGCCAAG AGTGGCGTGCCTGCTTTCTTGAAGGATATACAGAAAGCCTGCCATAATTATTCTAAGAGCATGTAG
- the PCTP gene encoding phosphatidylcholine transfer protein isoform X2, producing MDLDFRKQWDQYVKELHEKTYDGENVIYWEVKYPFPLSNRDYVYIRECREMDVAGRKVWVVLARSVSIPQCPEKPGIIRVKNYKQSLAIESDGKTGSKVYMYYFDNPGGMIPLWLVNWAAKSGVPAFLKDIQKACHNYSKSM from the exons ATGGACTTGGATTTCAGAAAGCAGTGGGATCAGTATGTTAAAG AACTGCATGAGAAAACATATGATGGTGAAAACGTAATCTACTGGGAAGTGAAGTACCCTTTCCCCCTCTCAAACAGAGAT TATGTCTATATCCGTGAATGCCGAGAGATGGATGTTGCTGGGCGGAAGGTCTGGGTTGTGTTAGCTCGGAGTGTGTCTATTCCTCAGTGCCCTGAGAAGCCTGGTATTATCAGAGTTAAAAACTACAAACAAAGCCTGGCAATTGAAAGTGATGGCAAGACTGGATCAAAAG TGTATATGTACTATTTCGATAATCCTGGGGGAATGATTCCATTGTGGCTGGTCAATTGGGCTGCCAAG AGTGGCGTGCCTGCTTTCTTGAAGGATATACAGAAAGCCTGCCATAATTATTCTAAGAGCATGTAG